The Microcoleus sp. AS-A8 genome segment GTACGTTCGCTGGTTGCGGGAAGGCTACCTCAGCAGCATCGATCGCTGTTTCGACATCGGCAACACGACGCTAGACGCGCTAACGCGGTTTGAAAAAACCCAGGAACCTTATTGCGGTCCCACAGACCCCCGCAGTGCTGGAAATGGCTCCATCATGCGCTTAGCTCCAGTACCTTTGTTTTACGCCAAAAGACCTCTAGAAGCGATTGAAAAATCGGGAGAGAGTTCGCGAACAACCCACGGAGTAAGGGCAGCAGTTGATGCCTGCCGCTATTTTGGGGCGCTTATCGTTGGTGCTGTCAATGGGGTTAGTAAGGAAGAACTGCTTTCAGAACGCTACAGTCCCATCCCCGGATACTGGGAAGAAAACCCGTTGGTGGAGGAAATCGACGAAATTGCTGCGGGGTCGTTCAAACACCGCCAACCCCCAGAGATTCAAGGTTCAGGCTACGTGGTCAAATCTCTTGAGGCGGCGTTATGGGCGTTCTATCAGGGTAATTCTTTTCGGGAAGCATGTCTGTTAGCTGTTAACTTGGGCATGGATGCAGATACAACAGGTGCTGTTTGCGGACAGTTGGCAGGAGCGTTTTATGGGGAGATGGAAATACCAGACTCCTGGCGTTCTCAGCTATTTCGCTCTCATCTGATTGAGTCTATGGCTGATAACCTCTTTGCTCTAGCTCAATCTCCATCGTTGTAACAGCACTTCTAGGCAAGCAGTGCTGCAACAGGTTTCTCGGTATCTGCTTGATCTGTTGTTTTTTCAAAAAACGTGGGGGATAATCAGCGATCGCTCATGGCTGCATTTGCCGCAACACTTGCCGAATCACATCCGCAGGCACTTGATCCGTTATCGTTACGGCACCAATCTGAGTTGGCAGAATAAACCGCACCTTCCCATCTTTCACCTTCTTATCAGTTTGCAGACTATCCACAATCGCATCAATATCCAGTTCCTTGGGTAACTGAGTCGGTAATCCCGTTTTCTCAATCAATGCGTCTTGGCGCTGTGCCTCCTCTGACTTCCACATCTGAAGTTGCACTGCAATCTGACCGGCTGCAACCATGCCAATTGCCACCGCTTCCCCATGATTCACTAACTTATATCCCGTCAAGCTTTCCACCGCATGACCAATCGTGTGACCATAGTTGAGAATTGCCCTTAACCCCGCTTCTTTCTCATCTTTGCTAACAACATCTGCTTTCGCTTGACAGGAACGAGTCAGGATCAGAGACAACAACTCCTCATCCACATAACGCAGTTGATCGAGACGCTTTGTCGCTTCTAGTTTGTCGAATAGCTCAGCATCCCAAATAATGCCATATTTAATTACCTCTGCCATGCCCGCCCGAAATTCACGGGGTGGTAATGTTTTTAATACCAAGGGGTCGATCAAAACAAATCGCGGCTGATAAAACGCCCCAATTAAATTTTTCCCTTGGGGATGATTCACTCCCGTCTTGCCACCCACCGAGGAATCTACCATTGCCAACAGCGATGTCGGCACCTGTACCACGTTAATCCCCCGTAACCAGGTAGCGGCTGCAAAACCTGCCATATCGCCAATTACTCCACCCCCCAAAGCGACGATGGTAGAGGAACGCTCT includes the following:
- a CDS encoding ADP-ribosylglycohydrolase family protein; protein product: MQLIERYRGSLLGLAVGDALGAPIEFRQPGSFTPIDDMVGGGSFDVMPGQWTDDTSMALCLADSLMEQQGFNPVNQLQKYVRWLREGYLSSIDRCFDIGNTTLDALTRFEKTQEPYCGPTDPRSAGNGSIMRLAPVPLFYAKRPLEAIEKSGESSRTTHGVRAAVDACRYFGALIVGAVNGVSKEELLSERYSPIPGYWEENPLVEEIDEIAAGSFKHRQPPEIQGSGYVVKSLEAALWAFYQGNSFREACLLAVNLGMDADTTGAVCGQLAGAFYGEMEIPDSWRSQLFRSHLIESMADNLFALAQSPSL
- the aroB gene encoding 3-dehydroquinate synthase, whose protein sequence is MDSVIGVNLPEQSYQIAVVAGGLDDVGVWMSRLKLGKKVLVVSNPVIFKKYSERAIAALKLVGYEVSTCTLPAGERYKTLKSVQKIYDVALENRLERSSTIVALGGGVIGDMAGFAAATWLRGINVVQVPTSLLAMVDSSVGGKTGVNHPQGKNLIGAFYQPRFVLIDPLVLKTLPPREFRAGMAEVIKYGIIWDAELFDKLEATKRLDQLRYVDEELLSLILTRSCQAKADVVSKDEKEAGLRAILNYGHTIGHAVESLTGYKLVNHGEAVAIGMVAAGQIAVQLQMWKSEEAQRQDALIEKTGLPTQLPKELDIDAIVDSLQTDKKVKDGKVRFILPTQIGAVTITDQVPADVIRQVLRQMQP